A genomic region of Gemmata massiliana contains the following coding sequences:
- a CDS encoding phenylalanine 4-monooxygenase, with protein MNESPNTLVEYGSVIDAHQMVEPPDTTELELEPGHPGEHDAEYIARRKELFALTRKHRLEKLGPPFVTYTPEETRIWREVSPKLDELHRKYACEIYLRAKDDLAITQIEIPQLRTLSERLESETNMHLVPAEGALPYRTFYEYIAQRGFPVTQFIRHGSHPEFTPEPDMIHDCLGHVPPLMNQDYAELLTLIGKAAAATPHGDQVLALKRFSWFSIEFGLIEERGETKVFGAGILSSTGEIPHALFSPNATRRPFVTETVISTDYDPSQMQKDFFIAPSLPFLRRELESLVRRFNIPVL; from the coding sequence ATGAACGAATCACCGAACACGCTCGTCGAGTACGGCTCGGTCATCGACGCGCACCAGATGGTCGAACCACCCGATACTACCGAACTGGAACTCGAACCCGGACATCCCGGCGAACACGATGCGGAATACATCGCCCGACGGAAAGAACTGTTCGCACTCACCCGCAAGCACCGGCTCGAAAAGCTGGGGCCGCCGTTCGTGACGTACACGCCCGAAGAAACGCGGATCTGGCGCGAGGTGTCGCCGAAGCTCGACGAGTTGCACCGCAAGTACGCCTGTGAAATCTATTTGCGCGCGAAGGACGATCTCGCGATCACGCAAATTGAGATTCCGCAACTCCGAACGCTGAGCGAGCGCCTGGAGAGCGAAACGAACATGCACCTCGTCCCCGCGGAGGGGGCGCTCCCGTACCGCACGTTCTACGAGTACATCGCCCAGCGTGGGTTCCCGGTCACGCAGTTCATCCGGCACGGATCGCACCCCGAGTTCACGCCGGAACCGGACATGATCCACGACTGTTTGGGGCACGTCCCGCCGCTCATGAACCAGGACTATGCGGAACTGCTCACGCTCATCGGCAAGGCCGCGGCCGCCACGCCGCACGGCGATCAGGTGCTCGCACTGAAACGCTTTAGTTGGTTCAGCATCGAGTTCGGGCTGATCGAGGAGCGCGGTGAAACGAAGGTGTTCGGGGCCGGTATCCTTTCGAGCACGGGCGAGATCCCGCACGCGCTCTTCTCCCCGAACGCGACCCGGCGTCCGTTCGTCACGGAAACCGTAATTTCCACGGACTATGACCCGTCGCAAATGCAGAAAGACTTCTTCATCGCCCCGTCGCTCCCGTTTCTGCGCCGGGAACTAGAGTCGCTCGTGCGGCGGTTCAATATCCCCGTACTGTGA
- a CDS encoding prenyltransferase/squalene oxidase repeat-containing protein encodes MRTSFAIVLLLPSVAFAQPTATQKQETVKWVTDLQDPNGGFYPNPQDPNPDAAPRPSLRATSSAARALKYLGADVPNKDKHAAFVLKCYDPKTGGFAEPGGKPDVVLTSIGVMAAAEFGIPHEKYAKALDYLKENAKTFEDVRIGAAGVEAWGVKDCPFKLDPWFEIAATYGRDTFKGAPGAEQAREAGSLLAFNLRLKADEKLEPGNQAVVAAPLLTGQRPDGGWGKKGEKASDIETTYRVMRALMLLKEKPKDVKELRAFINAHRNKDGGFATKPGDKSSMGGVYYCTVISKWLDEMDAAKK; translated from the coding sequence GTGAGAACGTCATTTGCAATAGTGTTGTTACTCCCTTCCGTCGCGTTCGCGCAGCCGACCGCGACACAGAAGCAGGAGACGGTGAAGTGGGTGACGGACCTGCAAGACCCCAACGGCGGGTTCTATCCCAATCCGCAAGATCCCAACCCCGACGCGGCCCCGCGCCCCAGCCTGCGCGCGACGAGCAGCGCCGCCCGGGCGCTGAAGTATCTCGGGGCCGATGTTCCCAATAAAGACAAGCACGCGGCGTTCGTGCTGAAGTGCTACGACCCGAAGACAGGCGGGTTCGCGGAACCGGGCGGTAAGCCGGACGTAGTGCTCACCAGTATCGGTGTCATGGCTGCCGCCGAGTTCGGTATCCCGCACGAGAAGTACGCGAAGGCTCTGGATTACCTGAAGGAGAACGCGAAGACGTTCGAGGACGTGCGTATTGGCGCCGCGGGCGTCGAGGCGTGGGGGGTGAAAGACTGTCCGTTCAAGTTGGACCCGTGGTTCGAGATCGCGGCGACCTACGGGCGCGATACGTTCAAAGGGGCGCCCGGGGCAGAGCAGGCGCGCGAGGCAGGCTCGCTGCTCGCGTTCAATCTGCGGCTGAAGGCCGACGAGAAGCTCGAACCGGGGAATCAGGCGGTCGTTGCGGCCCCACTGTTGACCGGCCAACGACCCGACGGCGGGTGGGGTAAAAAGGGCGAAAAAGCATCGGATATCGAAACGACGTACCGCGTGATGCGGGCCTTGATGCTGCTCAAAGAGAAGCCGAAGGACGTGAAAGAACTGCGTGCGTTCATCAACGCGCACCGCAACAAGGACGGTGGGTTCGCGACCAAGCCCGGGGACAAATCGAGTATGGGCGGTGTGTACTACTGCACCGTGATCTCGAAGTGGCTCGACGAGATGGACGCAGCGAAGAAATGA
- a CDS encoding NADPH:quinone reductase, with protein MKAAFFETTGTPEVIRVGDLPTPQPKESEILVRVTVAAINPLDAYIRGGLAPMPFPKPAITGTDFAGVVEAVGSGVTRFKAGARVWGSNQGVLGRQGTCAEFVCTDEKWAYPTAEGVSDEQAAAAALTGITAHLGLFHRTKLQAKEFVFVNGGTGGVGSMVIQMAKAVGARVICTVGSDEKMALARELGADWVVNYKTEDVGARVKDATGGAGVDVWFETVPPTDLDKTVEIMAPRGRIVVMAGRAARPVFPNGPFYVKGLSLFGFAMFNMTAAEQQVCADDMGRWMAKGAVKALVGARFPLAETAQAHQLQEDNTIRKAGTLSGKIVISPT; from the coding sequence ATGAAAGCCGCGTTCTTTGAAACGACCGGAACGCCCGAGGTGATTCGCGTGGGCGATCTGCCGACCCCGCAACCCAAGGAGAGCGAAATCCTGGTGCGGGTAACGGTCGCGGCGATCAATCCCCTCGACGCTTACATCCGCGGCGGGCTGGCACCGATGCCGTTCCCGAAGCCCGCGATCACCGGTACCGACTTCGCTGGTGTCGTTGAGGCTGTGGGGTCGGGTGTCACGCGATTTAAAGCGGGCGCCCGCGTCTGGGGGAGCAATCAAGGAGTGTTGGGGCGCCAGGGGACTTGCGCGGAGTTCGTGTGTACGGACGAGAAGTGGGCGTATCCCACGGCGGAAGGTGTTTCGGACGAACAAGCTGCGGCCGCAGCACTCACGGGAATCACCGCGCACCTGGGATTGTTTCACCGCACAAAGTTGCAAGCTAAGGAATTCGTTTTCGTCAACGGCGGAACCGGCGGGGTCGGGTCAATGGTGATTCAGATGGCCAAGGCGGTAGGGGCGCGGGTGATCTGCACCGTCGGAAGTGATGAGAAAATGGCGCTCGCGCGTGAACTCGGCGCCGACTGGGTCGTCAATTACAAGACGGAAGACGTGGGCGCACGCGTCAAGGACGCGACAGGGGGGGCCGGAGTCGACGTGTGGTTCGAGACTGTTCCGCCCACGGATCTCGACAAAACGGTCGAGATTATGGCCCCACGCGGGCGCATCGTGGTGATGGCCGGGCGTGCCGCGCGTCCGGTCTTTCCGAACGGCCCGTTTTATGTGAAGGGGCTTTCTCTGTTCGGGTTCGCGATGTTCAACATGACCGCGGCAGAACAGCAGGTGTGCGCGGACGATATGGGGCGCTGGATGGCGAAAGGGGCTGTGAAAGCTCTGGTCGGGGCGCGGTTCCCGCTCGCCGAAACCGCTCAGGCACACCAATTGCAGGAGGACAACACGATTCGCAAGGCCGGGACGCTTTCGGGAAAAATTGTCATCTCGCCAACGTAA
- a CDS encoding caspase family protein gives MPDRAALLIAVETFFEAGPIVQYAAADCAELFRALPAVGYAPERCTLLAAHRTTKAVIEATLKRLPKIVGDAESLLVLVASRGFNVKGRGYIACADTIVPDPLETALPVADLFAQLSKVKAKEITVLLDIDPLTIAESKLLHPGLDDAELAALLDKSPKCVGLLACAEGERSFESAQLRHGIWRHHLIEAFTGKTRSGVGKDGALTAAALHDFLADAVPRTLRRTYETAQEQTPTLYGEANGAVVVAELVKLLGPGGDLLDPTRMKRVVFRSESRGEIKNLTGYRKGQPIPDRANEWAQKYVNRIATADIKADLDNTFDMVRETFGYKRKDLDVSAERDGLGFIRTPDFEYTVALSVNEDDPSEVIWRREVSRLSGPDFVRGEGFRNVFGTMFDKLVFEFAVPVDVADFVDRIEDAPPEGVKVSVASDSGAAVIALTGFAGRVNVTRDAVTIEGQAGNPSSLMEQFLVFLRKFGALGEPKALPSGG, from the coding sequence GTGCCCGACCGTGCCGCCCTGCTGATCGCGGTGGAAACGTTCTTCGAGGCCGGGCCGATCGTGCAGTACGCGGCGGCCGATTGCGCCGAACTGTTCCGCGCGTTACCCGCCGTCGGCTACGCCCCAGAGCGCTGCACGCTCCTGGCCGCGCACCGCACGACCAAGGCCGTCATCGAAGCCACACTGAAGCGCCTGCCCAAGATCGTGGGCGACGCGGAATCGTTGCTCGTGCTGGTCGCGTCACGCGGGTTCAACGTGAAGGGGCGCGGGTACATCGCGTGCGCGGATACGATCGTGCCCGACCCGCTCGAAACGGCCCTTCCCGTCGCCGACCTCTTCGCGCAACTCAGCAAAGTGAAGGCGAAAGAAATCACGGTTCTTCTCGACATTGACCCCCTCACTATCGCGGAAAGCAAGCTGCTTCACCCGGGCCTCGACGACGCGGAACTCGCGGCACTGCTCGACAAGTCGCCGAAGTGCGTGGGGTTGCTCGCGTGCGCGGAGGGCGAGCGCTCGTTTGAATCAGCTCAACTCCGACACGGGATCTGGCGGCACCACCTCATCGAAGCGTTCACCGGCAAGACGCGGAGCGGCGTCGGCAAGGACGGCGCGCTGACCGCCGCGGCCCTCCACGACTTCCTCGCGGACGCGGTCCCGCGCACACTCCGCCGCACCTACGAAACGGCCCAAGAACAAACGCCGACCCTTTATGGCGAAGCGAACGGCGCGGTGGTGGTCGCGGAACTGGTGAAGTTGCTCGGGCCGGGCGGCGATCTGCTCGACCCGACTCGCATGAAGCGCGTCGTGTTCCGCTCCGAGAGCCGCGGGGAGATCAAGAACCTCACGGGGTACCGCAAGGGTCAGCCGATCCCGGACCGCGCGAACGAGTGGGCGCAAAAGTACGTCAACCGCATCGCGACGGCCGACATCAAGGCCGATCTCGACAACACGTTCGACATGGTGCGCGAGACGTTCGGCTACAAGCGCAAGGACTTGGACGTTTCGGCCGAGCGCGACGGGCTAGGCTTCATCCGCACGCCAGATTTCGAGTACACGGTAGCGCTGAGTGTGAACGAAGACGACCCGTCCGAGGTGATCTGGCGGCGCGAAGTGAGCCGGCTGTCCGGTCCCGATTTCGTGCGCGGCGAGGGCTTCCGCAACGTGTTCGGCACGATGTTCGACAAGCTCGTATTCGAGTTCGCGGTGCCGGTGGACGTAGCCGACTTCGTGGACCGCATCGAAGACGCGCCGCCGGAGGGCGTAAAGGTGAGCGTGGCGAGCGACTCGGGCGCCGCGGTGATCGCACTGACGGGGTTCGCGGGCCGGGTAAACGTCACTCGCGACGCGGTCACGATCGAGGGCCAAGCCGGAAACCCGTCGAGCCTGATGGAACAGTTCCTCGTGTTCCTGCGCAAGTTCGGCGCCCTGGGAGAACCCAAGGCGCTACCGAGCGGGGGATAA
- a CDS encoding HD domain-containing protein — MSDAKLRHAIAFEAARLMYERVESEYFTAKRKAAKRLCRGSVKPSDLPSNAEIRDQVQAFARVHEGEARTANLRDMRVHALRLMRVLCRFRPRLIGSVMTGHTRKGSDIDLHLFSDHLEPVTAALDEEGLQYDVEHKQITKHGETRVFTHVHVFDVFNFELTIYAENLAHYVFKSSITGKAIERASTRELEELITREHPEISIEDAIAEQEEAIDPYQLFRLLLLPLENVKQNPKYHPEGDVQFHSLQVFELARDERPWDEEFLQAALLHDVGKGIDPYDHVAAGLQALEGLITPRTAWLIENHMLALEYKAGTLGHRARKKLEESDEFEDLMILRDLDTRGRVPGAQVCTVDEALDYLKELDRQSKWK, encoded by the coding sequence ATGTCCGACGCCAAGTTGCGTCACGCGATCGCGTTTGAAGCCGCTCGACTGATGTACGAGCGCGTCGAGTCCGAGTACTTCACCGCCAAGCGCAAGGCCGCCAAGCGCCTGTGTCGCGGCAGCGTCAAACCGAGCGACCTGCCCAGCAACGCGGAGATCCGCGATCAGGTGCAGGCGTTCGCCCGCGTCCACGAGGGTGAGGCGCGCACCGCGAACCTGCGCGACATGCGGGTTCACGCGCTGCGCCTCATGCGCGTGCTGTGCCGGTTCCGGCCGCGACTCATCGGCAGCGTGATGACCGGGCACACCCGCAAGGGCTCGGACATCGACCTGCACCTCTTCAGCGACCACCTCGAACCGGTCACCGCGGCGCTCGACGAAGAGGGACTGCAGTACGACGTGGAGCACAAGCAGATTACGAAGCACGGCGAGACCCGCGTGTTCACCCACGTTCACGTCTTCGACGTGTTCAACTTCGAGCTGACGATCTACGCGGAGAACCTCGCGCACTACGTGTTCAAGTCGTCGATTACGGGCAAGGCCATCGAGCGCGCCAGCACGCGCGAGCTCGAAGAGCTGATCACCCGCGAGCACCCGGAAATCTCGATCGAGGACGCGATCGCGGAGCAGGAAGAAGCGATCGACCCGTACCAACTGTTCCGGCTGTTACTGTTGCCGCTGGAAAACGTGAAGCAGAACCCGAAGTACCACCCCGAAGGCGACGTGCAGTTCCACTCGCTCCAGGTGTTCGAGCTGGCACGCGACGAGCGCCCGTGGGACGAGGAGTTTCTGCAAGCGGCGCTGCTGCACGACGTGGGGAAGGGCATCGACCCTTACGACCACGTCGCCGCCGGACTTCAGGCGCTTGAGGGGCTTATCACCCCGCGAACCGCGTGGCTGATCGAGAACCACATGCTCGCACTGGAGTACAAGGCGGGAACGCTCGGCCACCGGGCGCGGAAGAAGCTGGAAGAGTCCGACGAGTTCGAGGACTTGATGATCCTCCGCGACCTCGACACCCGCGGTCGCGTACCCGGGGCACAGGTCTGCACCGTGGACGAAGCGCTCGACTACCTCAAAGAGTTGGACCGACAAAGCAAGTGGAAGTAG
- a CDS encoding carboxymuconolactone decarboxylase family protein, translating into MLGFLVRWKIRSAEKKLGEPLDYLRQMFDHSPGAFWKFAKVTQASAYRNKLPAAPFHVARVVAVRHQDCGPCVQTVINLAKADGVEPAILKAAYLGNVDALPESLRDVYRFAEAIAVNDGNETEYRDRLRSVFGEEAMVELALAITLCQTFPILKRGLGHAKSCSLVKIDI; encoded by the coding sequence ATGCTCGGTTTCCTGGTGCGTTGGAAGATCCGCTCCGCTGAGAAGAAACTCGGCGAGCCGCTCGACTACCTACGGCAGATGTTCGACCACTCGCCGGGCGCGTTCTGGAAGTTCGCGAAAGTTACACAGGCGTCCGCGTACCGCAACAAGCTCCCAGCGGCACCGTTCCACGTCGCGCGCGTGGTCGCGGTGCGACACCAGGACTGCGGTCCGTGCGTGCAAACGGTCATCAACCTCGCCAAAGCCGACGGCGTCGAACCCGCCATCCTGAAGGCCGCGTACCTCGGGAACGTGGACGCACTGCCAGAATCGCTACGCGACGTGTACCGGTTCGCCGAAGCAATCGCCGTAAATGACGGCAACGAAACCGAGTACCGCGACCGGCTCCGCTCGGTGTTCGGCGAAGAAGCAATGGTAGAACTCGCACTCGCAATCACGCTGTGCCAGACGTTCCCCATCCTGAAGCGCGGACTCGGCCACGCGAAGAGTTGCTCGCTGGTGAAAATCGATATCTGA
- the hppD gene encoding 4-hydroxyphenylpyruvate dioxygenase: MTDIPLRKIDHVRFFVGNARQSAFFYRNAFGFDVLAYAGLETKVKHEAGYVLKQGEITFVLTSPLSEKHPESARLIKHGDGVMDIALDVPDVRSAYEEALKRGAAGVAPPAALEDEHGVFETATIKAYGDTTHTFINRDRYRGVFAPGFHPIAPERYSPSTARPVGFAAIDHIVANVEEGKMNEWVEFYRKVLGFNQLVSFDDKDISTEYSALMSKVVQNGTGRVKFPINEPAQAKRRSQIDEYLQYYGGPGVQHIALITGDIVKTVRAMRANDVSFLRVPRTYYDDLTARVGNIKEDMDELAELGILVDKDDEGYMLQIFTKPVADRPTLFFEVIQRRGSKSFGKGNFKALFEAIEREQELRGTL; this comes from the coding sequence ATGACTGACATCCCACTTCGCAAGATCGACCACGTGCGGTTCTTCGTCGGCAACGCGCGCCAGAGCGCGTTCTTCTACCGCAACGCATTCGGGTTCGACGTGCTCGCCTACGCGGGCCTCGAAACGAAAGTGAAGCACGAAGCGGGGTACGTGCTGAAACAGGGCGAAATCACGTTCGTTCTGACCTCGCCACTCTCGGAAAAGCACCCGGAAAGCGCCCGACTCATCAAGCACGGCGACGGCGTGATGGACATCGCGCTCGACGTGCCCGACGTCCGCAGTGCCTACGAGGAAGCCCTGAAGCGCGGCGCGGCAGGCGTGGCGCCACCGGCGGCACTCGAAGACGAGCACGGTGTGTTCGAGACCGCGACGATCAAGGCTTACGGCGACACCACGCACACATTTATCAACCGCGACCGGTACCGCGGCGTGTTCGCGCCGGGCTTCCACCCGATCGCCCCGGAGCGCTACAGCCCGAGCACCGCGCGCCCGGTCGGGTTCGCGGCCATCGACCACATCGTCGCGAACGTCGAAGAGGGGAAGATGAACGAGTGGGTCGAGTTCTACCGCAAGGTGCTCGGCTTCAACCAACTCGTATCGTTCGATGACAAGGACATCAGCACGGAATACTCGGCGCTCATGTCGAAGGTGGTGCAGAACGGCACGGGCCGCGTGAAGTTCCCGATCAACGAGCCGGCCCAGGCGAAGCGCCGCAGCCAGATCGACGAGTACCTCCAGTATTACGGCGGCCCCGGGGTGCAACACATCGCGCTCATCACGGGCGACATCGTGAAGACGGTCCGCGCGATGCGGGCGAACGACGTGTCGTTCCTCCGCGTCCCGCGCACGTACTACGACGATCTCACCGCCCGCGTCGGCAACATCAAAGAAGACATGGACGAACTGGCGGAACTCGGCATCCTCGTCGACAAGGACGACGAGGGCTACATGCTGCAAATCTTCACGAAGCCGGTAGCGGACCGCCCCACGCTGTTCTTCGAGGTGATCCAGCGCCGCGGATCGAAGAGCTTCGGTAAGGGCAACTTCAAGGCGCTGTTCGAGGCGATCGAGCGCGAACAGGAGTTACGGGGAACTTTGTGA
- a CDS encoding homogentisate 1,2-dioxygenase has protein sequence MPHYLSRGSIPKKRHTAHRTSPGFKDEGIYYEEVITTQGFSRAYSIAYHLRPPTRVKHIEPAGTIAVDVAEQAVLRHHHLKSGTMPTKGDPVTGRVPMFTNADVTMWRCRPAQSQAELYRNALADEVIFVHKGAGRLLTAFGVLPFKPFDYVVIPRCTTYKLDFDPGTQSDLLVVESAGQVSVPAKYLNHDGQLRLGAPYAERDLHGPTDLFVLDEEKDTSVVVKDGAKLSRYVLANHPFDVIGWDGQVYPFTFNADDFEPITGTIHQPPPIHLTFETPGFVLCTFAPRMLDTHPDAIKVPYAHSNVESDEVLYYVRGKFGSRRGVEEASFTLHPHGIPHGPHPGTIVASRDVKWTDELAVMVDTFRPLFVTKQSLELDDPKYPYSWLD, from the coding sequence ATGCCACACTATCTCTCCCGCGGCAGCATCCCCAAGAAGCGCCACACGGCGCACCGCACGTCGCCGGGCTTCAAAGACGAGGGCATTTACTACGAAGAGGTGATTACCACGCAGGGCTTCTCGCGCGCGTACTCGATCGCGTACCACCTCCGGCCCCCGACGCGCGTGAAGCACATCGAGCCAGCCGGCACGATCGCGGTTGACGTCGCCGAACAAGCAGTTCTGCGGCACCACCACCTCAAAAGCGGGACGATGCCCACGAAGGGCGATCCCGTGACGGGCCGCGTGCCGATGTTCACGAACGCGGACGTCACTATGTGGCGGTGCCGACCGGCGCAGTCGCAAGCGGAACTGTACCGCAACGCGCTCGCGGACGAGGTGATCTTCGTTCACAAAGGGGCGGGCCGGTTACTCACCGCGTTCGGCGTGCTGCCATTCAAACCCTTCGATTACGTCGTGATCCCGCGCTGCACGACGTACAAGCTCGATTTCGACCCGGGCACACAGTCCGACCTCCTCGTGGTCGAATCGGCCGGCCAGGTGAGCGTCCCCGCGAAGTACCTCAACCACGACGGTCAGCTCCGGCTCGGCGCCCCCTACGCAGAACGCGACCTCCACGGCCCTACAGACCTGTTCGTTCTTGATGAGGAGAAGGACACGTCCGTGGTCGTCAAGGACGGCGCCAAGCTGTCGCGGTATGTGCTCGCGAATCACCCATTTGACGTGATCGGGTGGGACGGTCAGGTGTACCCGTTCACGTTCAACGCGGACGACTTCGAGCCAATTACAGGCACGATCCACCAACCGCCGCCGATCCACCTCACGTTCGAGACGCCCGGGTTCGTGCTCTGCACGTTCGCGCCGCGAATGCTCGACACGCACCCGGACGCGATCAAAGTTCCCTACGCGCACAGCAACGTGGAAAGCGACGAGGTGCTGTACTACGTGCGCGGGAAGTTCGGGAGCCGGCGCGGGGTGGAAGAGGCATCGTTCACGCTGCACCCGCACGGCATCCCGCACGGGCCGCACCCGGGCACCATCGTCGCCAGTCGTGACGTCAAGTGGACCGACGAACTCGCGGTGATGGTGGACACGTTCCGCCCGCTGTTCGTAACGAAACAGTCGCTGGAACTCGACGACCCGAAGTATCCGTACTCGTGGCTGGACTGA
- a CDS encoding ankyrin repeat domain-containing protein, protein MTRPQSNFNPDAALHGEMFEEWDWSQLTEFKIALVEPSKVNAQLLANEIRRQPAIAKASWDITLLHLVAGEGYLDLVTLLLDLGADVNAYCPEGIPLHYAVHSDSLDVVKTLVVAGSELNRQDCRRSTPLDLAYNPARDYVIVKYLVTIGAIPNKEVTVDGIRNMKQMGLWDQV, encoded by the coding sequence ATGACAAGACCTCAATCAAACTTTAACCCCGACGCCGCACTCCACGGCGAAATGTTCGAGGAATGGGACTGGAGTCAGTTGACCGAATTTAAGATTGCTTTGGTCGAGCCCTCGAAGGTGAACGCGCAACTTTTGGCGAATGAAATCAGACGGCAACCCGCTATCGCCAAAGCGTCATGGGACATAACTCTTTTGCACTTGGTAGCGGGAGAGGGTTATCTTGATCTTGTCACGCTGCTATTGGACCTGGGAGCCGATGTAAACGCCTATTGCCCAGAAGGTATTCCGCTTCACTATGCCGTCCACAGTGACTCACTGGATGTCGTCAAAACGCTCGTTGTGGCGGGGAGCGAATTAAATCGACAGGACTGCCGCCGAAGTACACCACTCGATCTTGCTTACAACCCAGCTCGCGACTACGTCATTGTGAAGTATTTGGTTACCATCGGCGCGATTCCCAATAAAGAAGTGACCGTCGACGGCATTCGGAATATGAAGCAGATGGGGCTGTGGGATCAAGTGTGA
- the gmd gene encoding GDP-mannose 4,6-dehydratase, with protein sequence MKRALITGITGQDGSYLAELLLEKGYEVHGIVRRASTESFERIEHLAGKIHLHQADLLDQLSLIDVIKEANPQEVYNLAAQSFVPTSWKQPVLTGEFTAIGVTRMLEAIKLLGRDTIKFYQASSSEMFGKVQAVPQIETTPFYPRSPYGVAKVYGHWITVNYRESFNMFCTSGILFNHESERRGKEFVTRKVTDGVARIKLGLATELRLGNLDSKRDWGFAGDYVRAMWLMLQQDKPDDFVVATNKTHTVQRLVEVAFEAAGLDWKKYVKIDQSLVRPAEVDLLIGDPAKAKKHLGWEPEVSFEQLIERMVKADLARLQGQPVPDFKARGI encoded by the coding sequence ATGAAGCGCGCGCTTATCACCGGCATTACCGGTCAGGACGGCAGTTACCTCGCGGAATTGCTACTCGAAAAGGGGTACGAGGTTCACGGGATCGTCCGCCGGGCGAGCACGGAATCCTTTGAGCGGATCGAACACCTCGCGGGCAAGATCCACCTGCACCAGGCCGACCTGCTCGACCAGCTCTCGCTCATCGACGTCATTAAAGAAGCGAACCCGCAAGAAGTGTACAACCTCGCGGCGCAGAGCTTCGTCCCCACGAGCTGGAAACAACCGGTCCTCACGGGCGAGTTCACCGCGATCGGCGTAACGCGGATGCTCGAAGCGATTAAGCTTCTGGGCCGCGACACGATCAAATTCTACCAAGCCTCGTCGAGCGAAATGTTCGGCAAGGTTCAGGCGGTCCCGCAGATCGAAACCACGCCGTTCTACCCGCGCAGCCCTTACGGGGTGGCGAAGGTGTACGGCCACTGGATCACGGTGAACTACCGCGAATCGTTCAACATGTTCTGCACCAGCGGTATCCTCTTTAACCACGAGAGCGAGCGCCGCGGAAAAGAGTTCGTCACCCGGAAGGTGACCGACGGCGTGGCCCGTATTAAACTGGGGCTGGCGACCGAATTACGGCTCGGGAACCTCGACTCCAAGCGCGACTGGGGTTTCGCGGGCGACTACGTCCGCGCGATGTGGCTGATGCTCCAGCAGGACAAGCCCGACGACTTCGTCGTGGCCACAAACAAAACGCACACGGTCCAGCGGCTCGTCGAGGTGGCGTTCGAGGCCGCGGGCTTGGACTGGAAGAAGTACGTGAAGATCGATCAGTCGCTCGTGCGCCCGGCGGAAGTCGACCTCCTAATCGGCGACCCGGCGAAGGCGAAGAAGCACCTCGGCTGGGAACCGGAGGTGAGCTTCGAGCAACTGATCGAGCGGATGGTGAAGGCCGACCTCGCGCGCCTTCAGGGACAACCGGTGCCGGACTTCAAGGCCCGGGGCATTTGA
- a CDS encoding GDP-mannose 4,6-dehydratase translates to MRILITGITGFVGGHLVEHLMSAGGHALFGVSRRGTWPSTVSHLAPHAKLFAGDLCDPVETEAMIREARPEWVIHLAGYANTGGSFRDPDRAWRENFTATRALYDAIVASGLRPRVLFVSTGLIYGEPDRPDAPCDEFTTLKPASPYAASKAAADLISYQYTRSPGLDIVRVRLFNQIGPRQSADFAVPNFARQIAAAEAGTQTPEVRTGDLSAQRDIADVRDIVAAFPLLLEKGVSGEAYNAARGDSYQIQDLLDRLVAMSRVPIKVTQTLEPGRKADTAVTSADARKLRVATGWEPQIPLERTLADVLNYWRSI, encoded by the coding sequence ATGAGAATTCTTATCACCGGCATCACCGGGTTCGTCGGCGGGCATCTGGTGGAACACCTGATGTCGGCGGGCGGCCACGCCCTGTTCGGTGTGAGTCGGCGCGGGACGTGGCCGAGTACCGTGAGCCACCTGGCCCCGCACGCGAAGTTGTTTGCCGGTGATTTGTGCGACCCGGTTGAAACCGAGGCGATGATCCGCGAGGCGCGCCCGGAGTGGGTGATCCACCTCGCGGGGTACGCCAACACCGGCGGGTCGTTCCGTGACCCGGACCGGGCGTGGCGCGAGAACTTCACCGCGACACGTGCCCTGTACGACGCGATCGTGGCTTCGGGCCTGCGGCCCCGGGTTCTGTTCGTTTCGACGGGGCTCATTTACGGCGAACCCGACCGCCCCGATGCGCCGTGTGACGAGTTCACAACTCTCAAACCCGCAAGCCCTTACGCCGCGAGTAAGGCTGCCGCGGACCTCATCAGCTATCAGTACACGCGCAGTCCGGGTTTAGACATTGTTCGCGTGCGGTTGTTCAACCAGATCGGCCCGCGGCAGAGTGCCGATTTCGCGGTCCCGAACTTCGCGCGACAAATCGCTGCGGCCGAAGCGGGAACTCAGACACCGGAAGTGCGTACCGGCGATCTCTCCGCGCAACGGGACATCGCCGACGTGCGCGACATCGTGGCCGCGTTCCCGCTCCTGCTGGAAAAAGGGGTGAGTGGCGAGGCGTACAACGCGGCCCGTGGGGACTCGTACCAGATCCAGGATCTGCTCGACCGGCTCGTGGCGATGTCGCGCGTGCCGATTAAGGTGACGCAGACACTCGAACCCGGGCGCAAGGCCGACACCGCGGTCACGAGCGCGGACGCCCGCAAGCTCCGCGTCGCCACCGGCTGGGAACCGCAAATCCCCCTCGAACGCACTTTGGCCGATGTACTCAACTACTGGCGGTCGATTTAG